A portion of the Acidihalobacter yilgarnensis genome contains these proteins:
- a CDS encoding type I restriction endonuclease subunit R yields the protein MPHSKDTYSRPSDTPSSVVREDAIEYGFIGKLQSLKYDYREDIRDRAALEKNFREKFEALNRVSLTDGEFPRLLEEIITPDVFTAARTLRERNSFIRDDGTPLNYTLVNIKDWCKNTFEVVNQLRINTDNSHHRYDVLLLINGVPCVQIELKTLSVSPRRAMEQIVDYKNDPGNGYTKTLLCFLQLFIVSNRTDTWYFANNHPRHFAFNQDERFLPIYQFADEANTKITHLDSFAETFLVKCTLGQTINRYMVLIASEQKLMMMRPYQVYAVKQIVDCIHQNCGNGYIWHTTGSGKTLTSFKASTLLKDNPDIEKCLFVVDRKDLDRQTREEFNKFQEGCVEGNTNTGTLVRRLLSDDYADKVIVTTIQKLGLALDENSKRNKQRKNNDQLTYKEQLEPLRDKRIVFIFDECHRSQFGDNHQAIKAFFPKAQLFGFTGTPIFEQNATSLKIEGDEASLQTTEDLFQKELHAYTITHAIEDGNVLRFHVDYFKPEGKKLPKPGEPLAKKAIIEAILAKHDAATGQRRFNALLATASINDAIEYQGLFTTIQQERQAADPDFQPLNIACVFSPPAEGNPDVKQIQEDLPQESLEYTIQAGEDAEKKKKEIERKKAALKAILADYNTRYSTNHTLGEFDLYYQDVQKRIKDQQWPNADHPHSEKIDITIVVDMLLTGFDSKYLNTLYVDKNLKYHGLIQAFSRTNRVLNGTKPYGNILDFRQQQDAVDAGIALFSGEKSGEEARKIWLVDKAPVVIEKLDAAVQKLDDFMQSQGLATAPEAVPNLKGDEARAAFINHFKEVQRLKTQLDQYTDLTDDNAATIEHILPKENLLGFRGAYLETAQRLKAQQGKGSDKPAPDGVDQLDFEFVLFASALIDYDYIMGLISRFSQQTPGKQKMSREQLIGLIQSDAKFMNEREDIAAYIATLKAGEGLSEAAIRDGYTRFKAEKDAAELATIAAKHHLATAALQSFVDGILQRMIFDGEQLSDLMAPLELGWKARTQAELALMDDLYPLLTKRAQGRDISGLSAYEQ from the coding sequence ATGCCTCATTCAAAAGACACCTACAGCCGGCCTTCTGATACCCCGAGTTCCGTCGTCCGGGAGGACGCCATCGAATACGGCTTCATCGGCAAACTCCAAAGCCTCAAGTACGACTATCGCGAAGACATTCGCGACCGCGCCGCGTTAGAGAAAAACTTCCGCGAAAAATTCGAGGCCCTCAATCGCGTCAGCCTCACCGATGGTGAATTCCCGCGTCTGCTGGAGGAGATCATCACTCCCGATGTCTTCACCGCCGCCCGCACCCTGCGCGAGCGCAACAGCTTCATCCGCGACGACGGCACGCCGCTGAACTACACCTTGGTCAACATCAAGGACTGGTGCAAAAACACGTTCGAGGTCGTCAACCAGCTCCGCATCAACACCGACAACAGCCACCACCGCTACGACGTCCTCCTGCTCATCAACGGCGTGCCCTGTGTGCAGATCGAGCTGAAGACGCTCAGTGTCAGCCCGCGCCGGGCCATGGAGCAGATCGTCGATTACAAGAACGACCCCGGCAACGGCTATACCAAGACGTTGCTGTGCTTCCTCCAGCTCTTCATCGTCAGCAACCGCACCGACACCTGGTATTTCGCCAACAACCACCCCCGCCACTTCGCCTTCAATCAGGACGAGCGCTTCCTGCCCATCTATCAGTTTGCCGACGAGGCGAACACGAAGATCACCCACCTCGACAGCTTCGCCGAGACCTTCCTCGTCAAATGCACCCTCGGCCAGACCATCAACCGCTACATGGTGCTCATCGCCAGCGAGCAAAAGCTCATGATGATGCGCCCGTATCAGGTCTATGCCGTAAAGCAGATCGTGGACTGCATCCACCAGAACTGCGGCAACGGCTACATCTGGCACACCACGGGCAGCGGCAAGACGCTCACGTCCTTCAAGGCCTCCACGCTGCTCAAGGACAATCCCGACATCGAAAAATGTCTGTTTGTCGTGGACCGCAAAGACCTCGACCGGCAGACCCGCGAGGAATTCAACAAGTTCCAGGAAGGCTGCGTCGAGGGAAACACCAACACCGGCACATTGGTGCGGCGCCTGCTGTCAGACGACTACGCCGACAAGGTCATCGTCACCACCATCCAAAAGCTTGGCCTCGCGTTGGACGAAAACAGCAAGCGCAACAAGCAGCGGAAAAATAACGACCAACTGACCTACAAAGAGCAGCTCGAACCGCTGCGCGACAAGCGCATCGTCTTCATCTTCGACGAGTGCCACCGCTCCCAGTTCGGCGACAACCATCAGGCGATCAAAGCGTTTTTCCCCAAAGCCCAGCTCTTCGGCTTCACCGGCACGCCTATCTTCGAACAAAACGCCACCTCGCTGAAGATCGAAGGAGATGAAGCATCGTTACAGACCACCGAGGATCTCTTCCAGAAAGAACTCCACGCCTACACCATCACCCACGCCATTGAAGACGGCAATGTCCTGCGTTTCCACGTCGATTACTTCAAGCCAGAAGGCAAAAAGCTCCCGAAACCGGGCGAGCCCCTTGCAAAGAAAGCGATCATCGAGGCCATCCTCGCCAAGCACGACGCCGCCACCGGCCAGCGCAGATTCAATGCGCTGCTTGCGACCGCGTCGATTAACGACGCCATCGAATACCAAGGCTTGTTCACAACGATTCAACAGGAAAGACAGGCGGCTGACCCCGACTTCCAGCCGCTGAACATCGCCTGCGTCTTTTCGCCCCCTGCCGAAGGGAACCCGGATGTGAAGCAGATTCAAGAGGACCTGCCGCAGGAATCACTCGAATACACGATCCAAGCCGGTGAGGACGCTGAAAAAAAGAAAAAGGAAATCGAGCGTAAAAAAGCCGCCCTCAAAGCCATCCTCGCTGACTACAACACCCGCTACAGCACCAACCACACCCTCGGCGAGTTCGACCTTTACTATCAGGATGTGCAAAAGCGCATCAAGGATCAGCAGTGGCCTAACGCAGATCATCCGCACTCAGAAAAGATCGACATCACCATCGTGGTGGATATGCTGCTCACTGGCTTCGATTCCAAATACCTAAACACTTTGTACGTGGACAAGAACCTCAAGTACCACGGCTTGATCCAGGCCTTCTCCCGTACCAACCGCGTGCTCAACGGCACCAAGCCCTACGGCAACATCCTCGACTTCCGCCAGCAGCAGGATGCCGTCGATGCTGGCATCGCGCTTTTCTCCGGTGAAAAATCCGGCGAGGAAGCCCGGAAAATCTGGCTCGTGGATAAGGCCCCCGTCGTCATCGAAAAACTCGATGCTGCCGTGCAAAAGCTCGACGACTTCATGCAATCCCAGGGCCTGGCCACCGCCCCGGAGGCCGTGCCCAATCTCAAGGGCGATGAAGCCCGCGCCGCCTTCATCAACCACTTCAAGGAAGTGCAGCGTCTCAAAACCCAGCTCGACCAATACACCGACCTCACCGACGACAACGCTGCCACCATCGAGCACATCCTGCCCAAGGAAAACCTGCTCGGCTTCCGCGGTGCCTATCTGGAAACCGCCCAGCGCCTCAAAGCCCAGCAGGGTAAAGGCAGCGATAAGCCCGCGCCGGATGGCGTGGACCAGCTCGATTTCGAGTTCGTCCTCTTTGCCTCCGCCCTCATTGATTACGACTACATCATGGGTCTCATCTCCCGCTTCTCCCAGCAGACGCCGGGCAAGCAGAAGATGAGCCGCGAGCAGCTCATCGGCCTCATCCAGTCCGATGCCAAGTTCATGAACGAGCGCGAGGACATCGCCGCCTACATCGCCACCCTGAAAGCGGGCGAAGGCCTGTCTGAGGCCGCCATCCGCGATGGCTACACCCGCTTCAAGGCGGAAAAGGACGCCGCCGAACTCGCCACCATCGCCGCCAAGCACCACCTCGCCACCGCCGCCCTGCAAAGCTTCGTGGACGGCATCCTGCAACGGATGATTTTCGACGGCGAGCAATTGAGCGACCTCATGGCTCCGCTGGAACTCGGCTGGAAAGCCCGCACCCAGGCCGAACTCGCCCTCATGGACGATCTGTACCCCCTGCTTACCAAACGCGCCCAAGGCCGCGACATCTCAGGACTCAGCGCGTATGAGCAGTAA
- a CDS encoding restriction endonuclease subunit S produces the protein MSSKANTTTPKPDDKPTLTPKLRFPEFRDSVGWESKPFAKLFSIGNGRDHKHLAPGDVPVYGSGGYMRSVDEYLYDGESVCIGRKGTINNPMFLTGKFWTVDTLFYTHSFNQCLPKFIFSIFQSIDWLKHNEAGGVPSLSKTNIEKIETAVPSLPEQQKIAECLSTVDELMAAQARKLDALKTHKKGLMQQLFPREGETQPRLRFPNSKMPGSGSAKNSLTVSRR, from the coding sequence ATGAGCAGTAAGGCGAACACCACGACCCCGAAGCCCGATGACAAACCCACGTTGACGCCCAAGCTGCGCTTTCCGGAGTTCCGGGATTCGGTGGGGTGGGAGAGTAAGCCATTTGCAAAGCTGTTCTCGATTGGAAACGGCAGAGACCATAAGCACCTCGCGCCGGGAGACGTTCCTGTTTACGGGTCTGGCGGCTACATGCGTTCAGTCGATGAATACCTCTACGATGGGGAAAGCGTGTGCATCGGCAGAAAGGGGACAATCAATAATCCAATGTTCCTGACTGGGAAGTTTTGGACGGTAGATACATTGTTTTATACCCACTCTTTCAATCAATGCCTGCCGAAATTTATCTTCTCGATTTTTCAAAGTATCGATTGGCTCAAGCACAATGAAGCGGGAGGTGTGCCAAGCTTATCGAAGACGAATATCGAGAAAATCGAAACCGCTGTTCCATCACTCCCCGAACAACAAAAAATCGCCGAGTGCCTGAGCACCGTGGACGAGCTGATGGCCGCCCAAGCCCGGAAACTGGACGCGCTCAAGACCCATAAAAAAGGGCTGATGCAGCAACTTTTCCCCCGCGAAGGCGAAACCCAACCCCGCCTCCGCTTCCCGAATTCCAAAATGCCGGGGAGTGGGAGTGCGAAGAACTCTCTAACTGTCTCAAGAAGGTAA
- a CDS encoding restriction endonuclease subunit S, whose amino-acid sequence MTNDEYIEEDQYEGWMSKGIPKEGDILFTTEAPLGNVALFPSTGRFALGQRILTLRSKTERCLPEFLFHSLLGPTMQEEIDFHSTGSTAKGIKSAVFVKLSFCRPGIPEQQRIADCLTSLDGLITAETQKLDALKTHKKGLMQQLFPSREGV is encoded by the coding sequence ATGACTAATGACGAATACATCGAAGAGGATCAATACGAAGGTTGGATGTCCAAAGGCATCCCGAAGGAGGGGGATATACTTTTTACCACCGAGGCACCCCTTGGCAATGTGGCACTCTTCCCTAGCACTGGAAGATTTGCGTTGGGGCAACGGATTCTCACTCTCCGCTCCAAAACTGAAAGATGCCTTCCCGAGTTTCTCTTCCACTCCCTGCTTGGTCCAACAATGCAGGAAGAGATCGATTTTCACAGCACTGGATCAACGGCTAAGGGCATCAAGTCAGCAGTATTTGTAAAGCTCAGCTTTTGCCGTCCGGGAATTCCGGAACAACAACGCATCGCTGACTGCCTCACCAGCCTCGACGGCTTGATCACCGCCGAAACCCAAAAGCTCGACGCCCTCAAGACCCACAAGAAAGGGTTGATGCAGCAGCTTTTCCCTTCACGTGAAGGAGTGTAA
- a CDS encoding virulence RhuM family protein produces MTDIILYTTEDGSSQIQLRTENQTVWLTQLEMAELFDATKQNISLHLKNLFADGELDAAATVKESLTVQIEGSREVQRTLTLYNLDAILAVGYRVRSPRGVQFRRWASTVLKEYLVKGFVMDDERLKNPDGRPDHFDEMLARIRDIRASEKRFYQKVRDLFALSSDYDKTDKATQAFFATVQNLLIFAVTQKTAAELITTRANPADPHFGLLAWKGDTVRKADILVAKNYLTEDEIDTLNRLVVIFLETAELRAKSKQETRMSFWKGNVDQIITANGFPLLAHAGSISHEHMEIKTNALYLDYDQHRKQQEALEADQQDEAELKALENQIKRRPKK; encoded by the coding sequence ATGACCGACATCATTCTGTACACCACGGAAGACGGCAGCAGCCAAATCCAGCTCCGCACGGAGAATCAGACCGTTTGGCTGACGCAGCTTGAGATGGCGGAACTCTTCGATGCCACCAAGCAGAACATTTCCCTGCACCTGAAGAACCTCTTCGCGGACGGGGAGCTGGATGCGGCGGCAACTGTCAAGGAATCCTTGACAGTTCAAATCGAGGGCAGCCGCGAGGTGCAGCGCACGCTCACGCTCTACAATCTCGACGCCATTCTGGCCGTGGGCTACCGGGTGCGCTCGCCGCGTGGCGTGCAGTTCCGCCGCTGGGCCTCCACGGTGCTCAAGGAATACCTCGTCAAGGGTTTCGTGATGGATGACGAGCGGCTGAAGAACCCGGATGGCCGCCCCGACCACTTCGACGAGATGCTGGCGCGCATCCGCGATATCCGGGCCTCCGAGAAGCGTTTTTACCAGAAGGTGCGCGACCTCTTCGCCCTGAGCAGCGACTACGACAAGACAGACAAAGCCACGCAGGCTTTCTTCGCCACGGTGCAGAACCTTCTGATCTTCGCCGTGACACAGAAAACCGCCGCCGAGCTCATCACCACCCGTGCAAATCCCGCCGATCCGCATTTCGGCCTGCTCGCCTGGAAGGGCGACACGGTGCGCAAGGCGGACATCCTCGTGGCCAAGAACTACCTGACCGAGGACGAGATCGACACCCTGAACCGGCTGGTGGTCATCTTTCTGGAAACCGCCGAACTGCGCGCCAAGAGCAAGCAGGAAACCCGCATGAGTTTCTGGAAGGGCAACGTAGACCAGATCATCACCGCCAACGGCTTCCCGCTGCTCGCTCACGCGGGCTCCATCAGCCATGAGCACATGGAGATCAAGACGAACGCGCTCTATCTCGACTACGACCAGCACCGCAAACAACAGGAAGCGCTGGAAGCCGATCAGCAGGACGAAGCCGAACTGAAAGCCCTCGAAAACCAAATCAAACGGCGCCCAAAGAAATGA